The proteins below are encoded in one region of Candidatus Gracilibacteria bacterium:
- the pyrH gene encoding UMP kinase: MKKYHTPKRILLKLSGEALQGEQGYGIDPKFLSFLAKKIVHLVQVENLEIVIVVGGGNIFRGIELEAGGFDRVTGDYMGMMGTIINGLAIGEAIEDEGVDVRVMSALPSQRVAEEFIRRRALRHMEKGRVVISVGGTGNPYFSTDSCAVLRALELQCDVVVKATKVDGIYDKDPKKHHDAVRHDSLYLHEVIQNDIRVMDQAAIALAKDEAMPIYVCRIEDIDKICSEDIVGTFVHAKDERKI, from the coding sequence ATGAAAAAATATCACACTCCAAAACGTATTCTTCTTAAGCTTTCTGGTGAAGCACTTCAAGGTGAACAAGGATATGGAATCGATCCAAAATTTCTCTCATTTCTCGCAAAAAAAATCGTACATCTCGTGCAAGTGGAGAATCTGGAAATCGTTATTGTAGTAGGAGGTGGGAATATTTTTCGTGGTATAGAGCTTGAGGCTGGTGGATTCGATCGTGTAACAGGGGATTATATGGGAATGATGGGGACTATTATCAATGGTCTTGCTATCGGGGAAGCTATCGAAGATGAGTGAGTAGATGTTCGTGTGATGAGTGCACTTCCATCCCAACGTGTTGCTGAGGAATTCATTCGAAGAAGAGCCCTGCGTCATATGGAGAAATGAAGAGTGGTGATATCTGTTGGGTGAACAGGGAATCCATATTTTTCTACTGATTCTTGTGCGGTTCTCCGTGCTCTTGAACTCCAGTGTGATGTGGTCGTGAAGGCGACGAAAGTAGATGGAATCTATGATAAGGACCCAAAAAAACATCATGACGCTGTTCGCCATGATTCACTCTATCTGCATGAAGTTATCCAGAATGATATTCGTGTTATGGATCAGGCAGCTATTGCTCTAGCGAAGGATGAGGCAATGCCAATATATGTCTGTCGTATTGAGGATATCGATAAAATATGTTCCGAAGATATTGTCGGAACTTTTGTCCATGCGAAAGACGAGAGAAAAATATAA
- a CDS encoding 7TM domain-containing protein, producing MTRILVFIFFLFIPVFAFAATGDVVEVAPISCSTLYSITGPDQVKVGSTHEFILSSGSGSDFSGSVVYTLRRDKKVVETVKDREKYLRYFTTPGEVTLEAKVTTQDNSCEGIVSQKIRVYDSVFTYVGTERSGIETGIRDVFEKNNILYKGFTGKVSISNSEESQNIWENIDQSDIFVVGTSDVLGFFSDITKLQKTKPISFTKKKIYIISSFSRSLLSKVLASSLSQIGATKVFLISEDQFYGLMTRVSSGEKDDILIGQEISYEKSKTIYSLSSFLEFLAYAGFSYQLLASLLSITFAVLILNILKQVIGFNVFGIYYPILLAITLVVLGFSSSMIFIIIGLVSIIAVNLFTKKIHLLLHAKRALLISFYIAIFLFILGIDNFFELSLINYAIFDNSLIIFPFFVTIVFSDKVFQEDIDMFSRAGIFDFVQYVIITGIIYLLLDYKTLQYFLISYPDIIILVVVLNILVGRYMGLQLFEYFRFSPLLRKLNEEE from the coding sequence ATGACTCGTATACTTGTTTTCATTTTTTTCCTTTTTATTCCTGTTTTTGCCTTCGCAGCGACGGGGGATGTAGTTGAGGTTGCGCCCATTTCTTGTAGTACTCTCTATTCGATCACTTGACCCGATCAAGTCAAAGTCGGGTCGACTCATGAATTTATCCTTTCTTCTGGAAGTGGTTCTGACTTTTCTGGAAGTGTCGTATATACCTTGCGGAGAGACAAGAAAGTGGTGGAAACCGTCAAGGATAGGGAAAAATATCTCCGGTATTTCACAACGCCAGGAGAAGTAACACTTGAGGCAAAAGTCACAACCCAGGATAATTCCTGCGAAGGCATTGTGAGTCAAAAGATTCGAGTATATGATAGTGTTTTTACATATGTTGGAACTGAGAGATCTGGTATCGAGACGGGGATTCGCGATGTTTTCGAGAAAAATAACATCCTCTACAAAGGCTTCACGGGAAAAGTCAGTATATCAAATTCGGAAGAGAGTCAGAATATATGGGAAAATATCGATCAGAGTGATATATTTGTCGTAGGAACTTCTGATGTGCTTGGTTTTTTCTCGGATATCACCAAGCTCCAGAAGACAAAACCTATCAGTTTCACGAAAAAGAAAATCTATATTATTTCGAGTTTTTCTCGTTCGCTTCTCTCGAAGGTTCTCGCGTCGTCACTTTCGCAGATTGGAGCAACAAAAGTGTTTCTCATCTCGGAAGATCAGTTTTACGGATTGATGACGCGCGTATCATCCTGAGAAAAAGATGATATACTCATCGGACAAGAGATTTCGTATGAAAAATCTAAAACTATATACAGTCTGAGTAGTTTTCTCGAATTCCTCGCGTATGCAGGATTTTCTTATCAGCTTCTCGCTTCTCTTCTTTCTATTACATTTGCTGTGTTGATTCTGAATATATTGAAGCAAGTTATCGGATTCAATGTGTTTGGGATTTATTATCCGATTCTTCTCGCTATTACACTGGTAGTGCTCGGTTTTTCATCTTCGATGATATTTATTATTATTGGACTTGTTTCTATTATTGCGGTGAACTTATTCACGAAAAAGATACATCTTCTTCTCCATGCGAAACGCGCTCTCCTTATTAGTTTTTATATCGCCATATTTCTTTTTATTCTGGGTATTGACAACTTCTTCGAGCTTTCTCTCATCAATTATGCTATCTTCGATAATTCACTGATTATTTTTCCATTTTTTGTTACGATTGTCTTTTCTGATAAGGTTTTTCAGGAAGATATTGATATGTTTAGCCGAGCGGGGATTTTTGATTTTGTACAATATGTGATTATCACAGGGATTATTTATCTCTTGCTGGATTACAAGACGCTTCAGTATTTTCTGATTTCGTATCCTGATATCATCATTCTCGTAGTGGTTCTCAATATTCTCGTCGGACGATATATGTGACTCCAGCTTTTTGAATACTTCCGGTTCTCTCCACTTCTGCGAAAGCTGAACGAGGAAGAATAA
- the argS gene encoding arginine--tRNA ligase, with translation MQNIQSFITNTIKSLYGVDFSLEISPAPKAELGEYCIGVFQLAKPVGKAPNMIAEELATELAKNTEFFVSTNSIGGYVNFFLTDSVWLLLFADLNQSGNKPTNQQTIVVDYIGANIGKPLHIGHLCTPSIGQAIINIYRYLGYKVIGDTHVGDWGLFGKLIAAHKLLGRANGLEEKGVEYLLELYIQITEKCEQDPNVEEYCRNEFKKLSEGDEENMRLWGEFTSTSLKAMNAILALIHVVPDYDIGESFYENLPLPKIGNQPALQYTMNDIIEELLEKKIATKNEDGSVAVIFPEETKLPSTVIQKKNGTNLYITADICAIKYRLTNGWNPAKIIYSVDLRQQLHFKQCFEICRMAGWIDGVELFHAGNGHISLPDGAMSTRKGNIIRLEDLVSEGFVRTKKILEEKGRNLSDDDIREITVGAIKYSYLMQDRERNIIFDWNKALSFEGNSGPYIQYAYVRAKKISETTSVRHPEQSEGSRNYPETLDSSAKPQNDGTRSNLSSFDKSLIQTLRRMETIVQETAEKYKPHILALYCYDLAVAFNSFYVHTPKILEESDENLKQFRLALCEQFVNQIRTGFELLGMKMPSEM, from the coding sequence ATGCAAAATATCCAATCCTTCATCACAAACACGATAAAATCTCTCTACGGAGTGGATTTTTCACTAGAAATCTCCCCTGCGCCGAAAGCCGAACTCGGAGAATACTGTATCGGAGTCTTCCAGCTCGCGAAACCAGTCGGAAAAGCTCCGAATATGATTGCTGAAGAACTCGCAACTGAGCTTGCGAAAAATACGGAATTCTTCGTTTCTACGAATTCTATCGGCGGATATGTGAATTTTTTTCTCACGGATTCTGTCTGGCTTTTACTTTTTGCTGACCTGAATCAATCTGGAAATAAACCCACAAACCAACAAACCATCGTCGTCGACTATATTGGTGCAAACATCGGGAAACCTCTTCACATTGGTCACCTCTGTACTCCTTCCATCGGACAAGCAATTATCAATATATACCGTTATCTCGGATATAAAGTCATAGGCGATACGCATGTGGGTGATTGGGGACTTTTCGGGAAACTTATCGCTGCACACAAGCTTCTCGGACGAGCGAATGGACTCGAAGAAAAATGAGTGGAATACCTTCTCGAACTCTATATACAAATCACAGAAAAGTGTGAACAAGATCCAAATGTGGAAGAATATTGTCGCAATGAATTCAAGAAGCTCTCTGAATGAGACGAGGAAAATATGAGACTTTGGGGTGAATTTACAAGTACTTCATTGAAGGCTATGAATGCCATCCTTGCATTGATACATGTCGTTCCTGATTATGATATCGGTGAATCATTCTATGAGAATCTCCCACTTCCAAAAATTGGAAACCAACCAGCACTTCAGTACACGATGAATGATATTATCGAGGAACTTCTCGAGAAAAAAATCGCTACAAAGAATGAAGATGGAAGTGTGGCAGTCATATTTCCTGAGGAGACCAAGCTCCCATCGACAGTCATACAAAAGAAAAACGGAACGAATCTCTATATCACAGCGGATATTTGTGCCATCAAATATCGTCTCACCAACGGATGGAATCCTGCGAAAATCATATATTCGGTAGATCTTCGTCAGCAACTGCATTTCAAGCAATGTTTCGAAATCTGTCGAATGGCAGGTTGGATCGATGGAGTGGAACTTTTTCACGCAGGAAATGGACATATTTCTCTTCCTGATGGAGCCATGAGTACGCGAAAATGAAATATTATCCGACTCGAAGATCTGGTTTCAGAAGGATTCGTTCGAACCAAGAAGATTCTTGAGGAAAAATGACGAAATCTTTCTGATGATGATATCCGAGAAATCACGGTATGAGCTATAAAGTATAGCTATCTCATGCAAGACCGCGAAAGAAATATCATATTCGACTGGAATAAAGCTTTGAGTTTCGAGGGAAATAGTGGACCATATATCCAGTACGCATATGTCCGAGCCAAGAAAATAAGTGAAACTACTAGTGTTCGTCATCCTGAGCAAAGCGAAGGATCCAGGAATTATCCAGAAACACTGGATTCTTCAGCAAAGCCTCAGAATGACGGAACTAGATCTAATCTTTCATCTTTTGACAAATCCCTCATCCAAACACTTCGTCGCATGGAAACGATTGTGCAAGAAACCGCAGAGAAGTACAAACCACATATTCTCGCGCTCTATTGCTATGATCTCGCTGTAGCATTCAATAGCTTCTACGTCCATACTCCGAAGATTCTCGAAGAATCTGATGAGAACCTCAAACAATTCCGACTCGCACTCTGCGAACAATTCGTGAATCAGATTCGCACTGGATTCGAACTTCTTGGGATGAAAATGCCAAGCGAAATGTAA
- a CDS encoding class IV adenylate cyclase: MNLEIEAKFINIDPETIREKLLSLGFFQVYPEFFVERATFICADHNMSLRVRKEYGKTTMTYKYTDKAKGALGTEEIEVEVSDFDHALEILRQANNPERILFQESKRELWRKGDIEVSIDEWPGTGKYIEIEAPTEEFLMETSESLELDYRDALFGRVGVIYEELGYSLDDINKIEKLTFENPPKLI; encoded by the coding sequence ATGAACCTCGAAATCGAAGCAAAATTCATCAACATTGACCCTGAGACAATCCGAGAAAAACTCCTTTCTCTCGGATTTTTCCAAGTGTATCCAGAATTCTTCGTCGAACGAGCAACATTCATCTGCGCGGACCACAATATGTCTCTCAGAGTGAGAAAAGAATATGGAAAGACGACGATGACCTATAAGTATACAGATAAAGCAAAAGGAGCTCTCGGAACAGAAGAAATCGAGGTAGAAGTCAGCGATTTCGACCATGCGCTCGAGATATTGAGACAAGCAAATAATCCTGAGAGAATCCTCTTCCAAGAATCAAAACGCGAACTCTGGAGAAAATGAGATATAGAAGTCTCGATCGATGAGTGGCCTGGCACTGGAAAATATATCGAAATCGAAGCCCCAACAGAAGAATTCCTCATGGAAACGAGCGAAAGTCTGGAACTCGATTATCGAGATGCGCTCTTCGGACGTGTTGGAGTTATCTATGAAGAGCTCGGATACAGTCTCGATGATATCAACAAAATCGAGAAACTCACATTTGAAAATCCGCCAAAACTCATATAA
- a CDS encoding ATP-grasp domain-containing protein, with translation MSKPMTYWSVSSQVLIEEAEKLGLKTELLIPEKNFFLVKGNGKEILFKSTDFGQNSSLGFKISNDKELCYSFLERHHFPIAKTRYIDEQDFPKYDWTVFGDFHFPLVIKPIDGAHGDGVKMNITSISELQKKLGESFEKYPRMIVQEQISGDECRVLVVLGEVTLAIQRNPPVIKGNGESTIHQLISYENKNNSLRGEGYNSPLAFIEENEELIHFVAKQGHELNQILPSGVQLQLRGNSNLGTGGTLEDITDTIHPSIKEVCVGIAKELGLGICGVDILSSDFTKSLSETGGVILEVNATPGLGGDRELTSVNTGKRILEKLFTL, from the coding sequence ATGTCAAAACCTATGACCTATTGGTCTGTCTCATCTCAAGTACTCATCGAAGAAGCTGAAAAGCTCGGACTCAAGACAGAACTCCTTATTCCTGAGAAGAACTTCTTTCTCGTGAAAGGAAATGGAAAAGAGATACTTTTCAAGAGTACGGATTTTTGACAGAACTCATCTCTTGGCTTCAAGATATCCAATGACAAGGAACTCTGTTATTCATTTTTGGAGAGACATCATTTCCCGATAGCAAAGACACGATATATCGATGAACAGGATTTTCCAAAATACGATTGGACAGTATTTGGAGATTTTCATTTCCCTCTGGTTATCAAGCCAATAGATGGGGCTCACGGTGATGGAGTCAAGATGAATATCACCTCTATCTCTGAGCTCCAAAAGAAGCTCTGAGAATCATTTGAAAAATATCCGAGAATGATTGTTCAGGAACAGATTTCATGAGATGAGTGTCGAGTATTGGTGGTTCTTGGGGAAGTGACACTTGCTATTCAGAGGAATCCTCCTGTTATTAAGTGAAATGGAGAATCAACCATTCACCAACTTATTTCTTATGAGAATAAAAACAATTCATTGCGGGGAGAAGGATATAATTCTCCACTAGCTTTTATCGAAGAAAATGAAGAGCTTATACATTTTGTTGCTAAACAATGACATGAGCTCAATCAGATTCTTCCAAGCTGAGTGCAACTACAACTTCGATGAAACTCCAATCTAGGTACAGGTGGAACACTAGAAGATATTACTGATACTATTCATCCAAGTATCAAGGAGGTATGTGTAGGTATAGCAAAAGAACTCGGACTCGGAATTTGCTGAGTGGATATCTTATCCTCTGATTTTACGAAATCACTTTCTGAAACAGGTTGAGTCATCCTCGAAGTGAATGCAACTCCGGGTCTTGGTGGTGACCGTGAACTCACTTCGGTTAACACAGGAAAGAGAATACTCGAAAAACTTTTTACTCTCTAA
- a CDS encoding sodium:calcium antiporter gives MSDIFGFLTAAALIFFAGKKLSYYGDLLAEMTGLGKAWIGLILMAGVTSLPELMVGISSSAIVQSADLAAGDILGSCLVNLGILAVMDAFLPKDKPLLANSSQSHVLAAALGLILIAIVGIGLFLPTEFNIGGIGVISVLFMIMYLGSMRLIYQYTKREQSDDIHDEIKEHKFTLRQVIIRYIGFASIIVGAALFLPHFAEKISIMTGLGQSFVGSIFLAISTSLPEIAISLAAIRMGSIDLSVGNLLGSNIFNVFILFIDDIFYTKGRFLSDVSDTNLITVFGIVIMSAIVIIGLTYKSKIKQLILAWDAVAIFLVYIATIVLLYSFT, from the coding sequence ATGTCTGATATTTTCTGATTTCTCACCGCGGCGGCACTCATATTTTTCGCTGGAAAAAAGCTCTCCTATTATGGTGATCTCCTCGCGGAGATGACTGGTCTCGGGAAGGCGTGGATTGGGCTCATTCTCATGGCGGGAGTGACCTCACTTCCAGAGCTCATGGTAGGAATTAGCTCTTCAGCTATCGTACAATCGGCTGATCTGGCTGCGGGTGACATTCTCGGAAGTTGTCTTGTCAATCTCGGGATTCTTGCGGTGATGGATGCATTTCTCCCGAAAGATAAGCCACTTTTGGCAAATTCCTCTCAGAGTCACGTACTCGCAGCAGCTCTCGGACTCATCCTGATAGCTATTGTGGGGATTGGACTCTTTCTCCCTACAGAGTTCAATATCTGAGGAATTGGGGTAATCAGCGTACTTTTTATGATCATGTATCTTGGTTCGATGCGACTCATCTATCAGTATACCAAGCGAGAACAATCTGATGATATTCATGATGAGATCAAGGAACACAAATTCACGCTCAGACAGGTAATTATTCGGTATATCGGATTTGCTTCTATCATCGTTGGTGCAGCGTTGTTCCTCCCACACTTCGCAGAAAAAATATCTATCATGACAGGACTCGGACAATCATTCGTTGGTTCGATATTTCTCGCTATCTCTACGTCACTTCCAGAGATTGCTATATCACTCGCGGCTATCCGTATGGGCTCTATTGATCTCTCAGTAGGGAATCTTCTCGGAAGCAATATTTTCAACGTCTTTATTCTCTTTATCGATGACATTTTCTATACAAAATGACGTTTTCTCTCGGATGTGAGTGATACCAATCTTATCACGGTTTTCGGGATTGTCATCATGTCTGCAATTGTCATCATTGGTCTCACTTACAAGTCAAAAATAAAGCAACTCATTCTTGCTTGGGATGCGGTAGCGATATTTCTCGTCTATATTGCCACAATCGTCTTATTGTATAGTTTTACTTAG
- a CDS encoding DUF1704 domain-containing protein, with product MKFFSHGILGMNARNLRYIRTKNSLESMSLADSKLKTKNFLSSRGIPFAETYFTIASQQELHAFSLQSISATSFVIKPNKGSRGRGILIVKKEKGNFLIQDEIWTEEEIKLHMIDILHGSFSLHGSSDTIIIEELLAPGSDFQWYCRYGLADIRVVVYNYVPVIAMVRIPTPESGNKANLDLGAIGLGVNIANGEILSFYQNQKTYSHAFPAEFSGLKGKTLPFWDDILLLSSQVQMFSGLGFVGMDWVITKNGPKLLEINARAGLKIQNVNRVPLENRLKKIDGLKVLSPEKGVEIAKTLFHTETLFSEKGKKILYLEQNSIVGDREVIVKIDIQKKNSTVSKDIIDFLGNHPVHIFTDSHVSVLLDQFDIVSDEKNTIILGTEILKDYLINPSIYVVNRKIENDVKWTKELIDFDDAVYRVSRKINLSSLLKPENYFALLDEFIANPIGFNPVFRYRFPDDKKIEFLKSSLDLLMEKALGFRSIGLDIAELYREKIEEIQNKLSLVQAYKTENHEEILRYNSLLFGETNTELLQIATEKVLLGQQNKTDDAILGRILTLDQIISAIHAYFETHNIKKIPISIESGNLSRMSVSYGKDVKIHISRNAVIREKEIDAILTHEIGTHFKRYLAGQTQGLKLFQYGTGYYLADEEGFAIYRSFSHLPAGYEKNAMYVKYYLLGMTDTLSFSETIDLLRTLYPEKTLESLFSDAVRLKRGIIHSGTRGIPGTTYQKDKMYLDGYMRVKDWIEKEGGNAEKLFFGKIKIQDLKIIEFL from the coding sequence ATGAAATTTTTTTCTCACGGCATTCTCGGGATGAATGCCCGAAATCTTCGGTATATTCGAACGAAGAATTCACTCGAATCAATGTCTTTGGCTGATAGCAAACTCAAAACCAAAAATTTTTTGTCGAGTCGGGGCATTCCGTTCGCAGAGACATATTTCACTATTGCATCTCAGCAGGAACTTCATGCATTTTCTTTGCAGTCAATTTCTGCAACGAGTTTTGTGATAAAACCGAACAAATGAAGTCGTGGACGAGGAATATTGATAGTAAAAAAAGAAAAAGGAAATTTTCTCATTCAGGATGAAATATGGACCGAAGAGGAGATAAAACTGCATATGATCGATATTCTTCATGGATCTTTTTCACTTCATGGATCTTCAGATACGATTATTATCGAAGAACTTCTCGCACCTGGATCAGATTTCCAGTGGTATTGTCGCTATGGGCTCGCGGATATACGTGTTGTGGTGTACAACTATGTTCCTGTCATTGCCATGGTGCGCATTCCGACGCCAGAATCTGGGAATAAGGCAAATCTCGATTTGTGAGCCATATGACTTGGTGTCAATATTGCGAATGGAGAAATCTTGAGTTTTTATCAGAATCAAAAAACGTATTCACATGCTTTTCCTGCAGAATTCTCTGGACTCAAAGGAAAGACTCTTCCATTTTGGGATGATATTCTACTTTTGTCATCACAAGTTCAGATGTTCTCTGGATTGGGATTTGTTGGGATGGATTGGGTGATCACCAAAAATGGTCCCAAGTTGCTCGAGATTAATGCTCGTGCAGGACTCAAAATCCAAAATGTGAATCGCGTTCCACTCGAAAATCGACTCAAGAAAATCGACTGACTCAAAGTGCTTTCTCCAGAAAAATGAGTCGAAATCGCAAAAACCCTGTTTCATACAGAAACGCTTTTTTCTGAGAAATGAAAAAAAATATTGTACCTCGAACAGAATAGTATTGTCGGAGATAGGGAGGTAATCGTAAAAATAGATATTCAAAAAAAGAATTCCACTGTTTCAAAAGATATTATAGATTTTCTCTGAAACCATCCAGTTCATATTTTCACCGATTCTCATGTTTCTGTGCTTCTCGATCAGTTCGATATTGTTTCAGATGAAAAAAACACGATAATTCTCTGAACAGAAATACTGAAAGATTATCTGATTAATCCGAGCATATACGTCGTCAATCGAAAAATCGAAAATGATGTGAAATGGACAAAAGAATTGATAGATTTCGATGATGCAGTGTATCGAGTTTCGCGAAAAATAAACCTTTCTTCTCTCCTGAAACCAGAAAATTATTTTGCTCTTCTCGATGAATTCATTGCGAATCCTATTGGTTTCAATCCTGTCTTTCGTTACCGTTTCCCTGATGACAAAAAAATAGAATTTCTCAAGAGTTCTCTCGATCTTCTCATGGAAAAAGCGCTCTGATTTCGGTCAATATGACTCGATATAGCGGAATTGTATCGAGAAAAAATCGAGGAAATTCAGAACAAACTTTCCTTGGTACAAGCATATAAAACAGAAAATCATGAAGAGATACTTCGTTATAATTCTCTTCTTTTCTGAGAAACGAACACGGAACTTCTCCAGATAGCCACAGAGAAAGTGTTGTTGGGTCAACAAAACAAAACTGATGATGCAATTTTATGAAGAATTCTGACTCTGGATCAGATTATTAGTGCTATTCATGCATATTTTGAGACACATAATATCAAGAAAATTCCTATAAGTATCGAGAGCGGGAACCTCTCGCGGATGTCGGTCTCATACGGGAAAGATGTGAAGATTCATATTTCTCGAAATGCAGTTATACGAGAAAAAGAAATCGATGCGATTCTCACCCATGAGATAGGAACACACTTCAAGAGATATCTCGCAGGACAAACACAATGACTCAAATTATTCCAATACGGTACGGGGTATTATCTTGCTGATGAAGAGTGATTCGCCATTTATAGATCTTTTTCTCATCTTCCTGCATGATATGAGAAAAATGCAATGTATGTGAAATATTATCTTCTCGGAATGACTGATACACTTTCATTTTCTGAGACGATTGATCTTCTGAGAACTCTGTATCCTGAGAAAACACTCGAATCTCTTTTTTCTGATGCAGTCAGACTCAAGCGGTGAATCATTCATTCTGGAACTCGCGGAATTCCATGAACTACATACCAAAAAGATAAAATGTATCTCGATGGATATATGCGAGTGAAGGACTGGATAGAAAAAGAAGGTGGGAATGCCGAGAAACTCTTTTTCTGAAAAATAAAAATACAAGACTTAAAAATCATCGAATTTCTCTAA
- a CDS encoding cysteine--tRNA ligase, which produces MSLHLYNTLTRTLEPFKPLKQDEMKVYYCGPTPYNFAHIGNLRSYLFEDFVIRTLRFLGYKARTVMNITDIDDKTIRDSQKSGKSLQEFTEYYTSEFLSDLTKLGIQKADTIAPISGLIPEMEKLIQGLLDKGYAYLAEDGSIYYRVEKFKKYGELAHLDMSGMKSSVRINNDEYDKDNVADFALWKAYDEAADGPNQWKITLNLPIGTIIPANAGIQNLDPETSSGGQRIQLSGRPGWHIECSACNYRFFGEQIDIHMGGIDNLFPHHQNEVAQTEAFTGKQFSKYWMHGGHLLVDNKKMAKSAGNFYTLRDIVDSVIAKNEAIQETGNGLLRTSQGQEQQETLIYRGFRLMALQNQYRENFNFTFERLAAAINTIKGLDEMMKRLGRYKSALPEGDDLRNAHGKMKFHNISREFRENQQYFMQEFIEKLENDFDTVSAMTIVFEFQSYINSGIDDELFSLEETKSLISLLESWNEVLAILDFSLLESNIAIPKEIEALAVARTEAKMAKNWAEADNLRDELTSLGWKMIDEAGGKWRVEKI; this is translated from the coding sequence ATGTCGCTCCATCTCTACAATACCCTCACAAGAACACTCGAACCGTTCAAGCCACTGAAACAAGATGAAATGAAAGTCTATTATTGTGGGCCAACTCCGTACAATTTCGCCCATATCGGAAATCTTCGTTCATATCTTTTCGAAGATTTTGTAATCCGTACACTCAGATTTCTTGGATACAAGGCACGAACCGTTATGAATATCACCGATATCGATGATAAGACTATCCGTGACAGCCAGAAATCAGGAAAAAGCCTCCAAGAATTCACAGAATATTATACGAGTGAATTTCTCTCTGATCTCACGAAGCTCGGAATCCAGAAAGCTGATACTATAGCACCAATCTCAGGACTCATTCCTGAGATGGAGAAACTTATCCAAGGTCTCCTCGATAAATGATATGCCTATCTCGCGGAAGATGGAAGCATCTATTACCGTGTGGAGAAATTCAAGAAATACGGAGAACTCGCGCACCTCGATATGAGTGGCATGAAGTCGAGTGTCCGCATCAACAACGACGAATACGACAAGGATAATGTCGCGGATTTTGCTCTCTGGAAAGCGTATGATGAAGCGGCTGATGGCCCGAATCAGTGGAAGATTACACTCAATCTACCGATAGGTACTATCATTCCTGCGAATGCAGGAATCCAGAATCTGGATCCTGAAACAAGTTCAGGATGACAAAGGATTCAATTAAGTGGTCGCCCAGGATGGCATATCGAATGTTCCGCTTGTAACTATAGATTCTTCGGCGAACAGATAGATATCCACATGGGTGGCATTGACAACCTCTTTCCGCATCATCAGAATGAGGTCGCTCAGACCGAGGCATTCACTGGGAAACAATTCTCGAAATACTGGATGCACGGTGGACATCTTCTCGTAGATAACAAGAAAATGGCGAAAAGTGCAGGGAATTTCTATACACTTCGTGATATCGTAGATTCCGTCATCGCGAAGAATGAAGCGATCCAGGAAACAGGAAATGGATTGCTTCGTACCTCGCAATGACAGGAACAACAAGAAACTTTAATCTACCGCGGATTTCGTCTCATGGCATTACAAAACCAATACCGTGAGAACTTCAACTTCACATTCGAACGTCTCGCAGCTGCCATCAACACCATAAAAGGTCTCGATGAGATGATGAAGCGTCTCGGTCGATACAAGTCTGCGCTTCCTGAAGGTGATGATCTCAGAAATGCTCATGGAAAAATGAAGTTCCACAATATCTCCCGCGAGTTCCGCGAGAATCAACAATACTTCATGCAGGAATTCATCGAAAAACTCGAGAATGACTTCGATACCGTGAGTGCAATGACGATTGTGTTCGAGTTCCAGAGCTATATCAACAGTGGAATCGATGATGAGCTTTTTTCTCTCGAAGAGACGAAGTCGCTCATTTCCCTTCTCGAAAGCTGGAATGAAGTCCTCGCGATTCTCGATTTCTCACTTCTCGAATCCAATATCGCGATTCCGAAAGAGATCGAAGCACTCGCAGTTGCCCGCACAGAAGCGAAAATGGCAAAAAACTGGGCAGAAGCCGACAATCTCCGCGATGAGCTCACAAGTCTCGGATGGAAGATGATCGATGAGGCTGGAGGAAAATGGAGAGTGGAGAAGATATAA